The Streptomyces sp. GSL17-111 region GACGATGAAGTAGGACGCGACGGCCACGACGAAGGCGTTGATCTGGCGACGCGCCCACCCCGCCCCGCGCAGCCGCTTGCGCGTCTCGTCCCGGGCGAACTTCATGTGCCGGGACTCCTCGACGACGTGGATGTTGTTGATCGTACGGACGAACGGCACCACCCGCTCGTCCCGCATCCAGTCGCGCTGCATGACGTCCAGGACCTCCTCGGCGACGAGGATCGCCGCGTACGCCGCCTCGCCGAACGCCAGCGTCTTGAAGGCGCGGCCCAGTTCGAGGACGAGCCGGTGCGGCCGGTAGGCCGGGGCACCGAGCTTCTGCGCGCCCCGGGCGAACATGATCGAGTGCCGGCACTCCTCGGCGATCTCGGTCAGCGCCCACTGGAACTCCGCGCCGGTCGGGTCCTTGGCGTAGATGTCCCGCAGCACCATCTGCTGGAGGATCATCTCGAACCAGATCCCCGTGCTGGCGACGGACGCCGCCTCCTGCCGCGTCAGCTCCCTGCGCTGCGGCTCGGTCAGCTCGTTCCAGTACGCGGTGCCATAGAGCGTGCTCCACTCCGGGCTCGCGCCGTGGAACTCCTTGTCCAGCGGCGTCTCCCAGTCGACCTCGGTGGGCGGGTCGTACGCGAGCTGGGCGGCCGAGTCGAGCAAGCGGCGGGCGACGTCCTGCTCGTCGGGCCGGTCCGCGCTCTCCGACAGGTCGGGCCGAACGGTGCTGCTTGCCATGGCGGAGCTCCTCGTGTCGAGTGCGGGGTCCTTGGTCGACGACGGCGGTGGGGCGGGCGACCACCCCTTGTTAGACAGACCGTATAGCAAGCCTCGGAGGCTTTCCTACCCTTCGGTAAGAAGTTTGTGCCCCACGCGCATGTGACCCCCTCCCCGTGCGCGAGGGATGAGTCCCGGACAGGACCGGAGCCGTGCGGACGGGGGTGCGCCGCACGGCTCCGGTGGTTGAGGGGGACAGGGGGTCAGTTGGCGAGGGCCGTCCAGCGCGCGGCCGGGGCGCCGTCGTCGGTGGCCTGGACGACGAGGCCGTCCTCGCGGGCGGCCAGGGACAGGCCGCTGTGCTTGGCCTTCAGGGTGAGCGTTCCGTCGTCGTCGGTGATCTCCCACTGCTGGTTGGCGGTTCCGGTGCAGGTGTACTGGACGACCTCGGCGCCGTCGTCCGCCGAGCTGCCCGCGACGTCGGCACAGAGGCCGCTGCCCGCGTTCTTGAGCCGGTAGGTGCCGTTGTCGTCGCGGGTGACGTTCCACTTCTGCGCGGGTGAGGCGGACTCCCCGGCGAGCCGCAGCTGCCCGGCGTTCTCGTCGCCGGGGGCCGCGAGCCGGCCGTCGCCCGAGCCGCTGACCAGCGCGTACTGGCCGTCCTCGACGGGCGGCGGGACGACCTCCTCGGTGCCCGTCGTCAGCGCGAAGACGTGCACGGCGCTGTTCTTCGGCAGCGTGACGGCCGCGACCCGCTTCTCCGGGTCGACGCGCAGGGTCGTGGTGTAGAGGCGGTAGTCGATGTCCGGGTAGGCGGGGCCGGAGCGGGTGTTCTTGCCCTTCGTGCTGAGGGCGGTCTTCGCGCCGTACCTGTCCGTCGGCAGGCAGCACCAGTTGGGGAAGCCCAGCGTCTCCTCGGCGGTGGAGCCGTCGGTGTAGTGGACGGTGGCCGTGCCTCCGGCGGAGCCGCTGGTGCCGGTCCCGAGGAAGGCCAGGGCGTTGCCCCGCGCGTCCCCGGGGACCTTGACCGTCTGCCCGGTGGCGGCGACGTTGTCCCGCGTGCCCGGCTCGGCGTCCGGCCAGGTGAACGCGAAGCCGTTCGCCTCGACCGTGGCGCCCGGCGTCGCTCCCCGCTCCGCCAGCCTCTCGGCGATGAAGCTGGAACCGCCGCCGTCCAGGTCGCCCGGCTCCGGGTCGTCCGACGCCGTCACGCCGACGTTGTTCGCCGCCGAGGCGAGCGAGGCGTGGGCGAGGGTCGTGCTCGTCCCCGCGCGGACGTCGTAGGCCGTGCCGCGGGTCCGGTAGCGCACGGCGGCGGTCAGCTCGTGGCGTCCCGGTTCGGCGGACGCCGGGGGCGTCACCGTGTAGCGGACGGTGAACGTCTGCCCGTCGCGCAGGGCCTTCCGCGTCGTCGCGCCCTCCGCCGTGACGTCCCAGCCCTCGGGCGCGGTGACGGTGGTGCGGGTGACGTCGACGGGCTTGCCGGTGTCGTTGGTGAACGACGCCGTGACCTCCTGCGCGGCCTCGGGCGAGCCGATCACCGGCGTCGTCGCGTCGAAGGCGACGTCACGGTCCTGCGGGTGCGTGCCGCCGACCGACCCGGCGCCGTCGATGCGCACGGTCGTCGTGCCGTCGGTCGGCACCGTGGCCGTCCTGATGTGGACGACGCCGCTCGGGGCGTCGTAGTACCAGCCGGAGTCGGCGGCGTTCAGCGCCTCCTCGCTGCGGTACTCCGTGAGGTTGCGCTTCCCGGCCCGGACGCGCGCCGGGTCGGTGTTCGTGTGCACGGTCAGGCCGTAGCGCCGCTCGGTGGGCCTGCCCTCGTAGGTGCCCTCCAGCGCGCCGATGGCGACCGTCACCGGGCCGCGCTCGCGGGCGTCCGGCGCGGTGACCTCGAACCGCTGCGTGGCCGACTCACCGGCCGCGTGGGCCCGGGTGCGGCCGTCGTCCTCGTAGAGGGTGAAGGAGGAGGTGCCCTGCGGGTAGACGTCCAGGTCGAGCTGCCCGGCGTTCTTGCCCTCCTGCCAGTCGAGGGTGCCCTCGGGGAACATCGGCACGACGGCGCCCGCCCGGACGAACAGCGGCAGCGTGTCCAGCGGCGCGCGGTAGCCGTCGAGCGTCTGCCCGCCCTCGTGGACGCGGCCGGTCCAGTAGTCGACCCAGCGGCCCTCGGGGAGGTAGATGCCGTCGCGGACGTCGCTGTCCTCGTAGACGGGCGCCACCAGGAAGTCGTCCCCGGCCAGGAACTCGTACTTCGCCTTGTCGCCCCAGGTGTTCGGGTCGTCCGGGTAGTTCAGGTACAGCGGGCGGGTCGGGCCGACGCCGTCCTTCGAGGCGTTCGCGCTGTGCGTGTAGAAGTAGGGCAGCAGCCGCTCGTGGAGCAGCATGTACTTCCTGTTGATGTCGGTGTACGGCTGCCCGTAGCGCCAGGGCTGCTTGTCGGACGCCGCCCAGCCGCTCATCAGGTACGTCATCGGCAGGAACATCTTCCACTGCATGTCGCGGACGTACGTCTCGGCGCTGCCGCCGAAGATGCCGTCCACGTCACCGGTGGTCATGTGCTGGCCGGACATGGTGGAACCGGCGTAGGTGGGGATCTGCCAGCGGATGTAGTCCCAGGTGCCGGACTGGTCGCCGCTCCACATCGCGCCGCAGCGCTGCGTGCCGGCCCAGCCCTCCACCGTCAGGACGGTGGCCCGGTCCTCGCTGTGCTCCTCGATGCCGCGCTGCGACTCCTCGCAGGCGTCGAGCGCGAAGCGGTAGCCGGGGCCGACCCAGGCGACGTCGGTCTTGCGGACGCGGACGCCGGCGGAGACCTCGGACTCCTGCTCGGTGAGGTCCGACTCCGTCCACAGGCCGAGCTCGGCGCCGCGCTCGTGGAGCATGTCCGCCGTCTCGGGCAGCTGCTCGTAGCCGCAGCCGTAGCCGTCGTTGACCAGCATCCAGCCCAGCGGCAGCCCGTGCTCGGTGTAGCCGTCCGCGATCTCCGTGGAGTCCCGCAGCGTCTCGCGCTCGCCGCGGTTGGCGTTGTGCAGATAGCAGTCGGCGTCGCCGATCTCCAGGGCGTACATCGGCATCATGGCCGGACGGCCGGTCAGCTCGGTGTACCCGTCGATGACCTCCTTGGCGTCGCCGACGAAGTAGTAGGCGTCGAAGCGCTGTTCGGCGTGGGTGGTGCGCACCGGGGAGCGGAAGTCGTAGGCGCCCGGCGCGAAGGTGTTGCGCAGGACGCCGTAGCCCTGGCTGGAGACGTAGAACGGCACGGCGTTGGGGTTGCCGCCGTCGTTCCAGTCGTAGTCGCGGGTGATGTCGATCGTCTGGTCGCGGTGGCTGAAGCGGCCGTTCTGCATGCCGCCGCCGAAGAACTGCTCGCGCTCGCCCTGGGCGAGCGTCTGCACGGTGCCGTCGTCCGACCACGACAGCGGCGCCGTCTCACGCCACAGCTCACGGCCGTCCTCGTCGGCGAGGGCGAGCGTGGCGGGCGACTTGGTGATCGTGAGCGTGGCCTCGTCGGACCGGATGACGTGGGCGTCGTCGGTCTCGGTGTGCGTGGACCCCGCGCCGTCGTGGTCCCGCCCCACGACGATGTCGGCGTCGGGGGCGTCCGGGTCGTCGGGGTCGTCGTTCGCGGGGTCGGAGAAGGTGCCGTCGGGGGCGAGGTGGACGCGCACCAGGTCGTCGTCGTGGAACGTCACCCGCAGCTTCGCCTCGCCCGAGGACACCGTGTAGGTGTCGCCGTCGGCGGAGAAGCCGGTGACGTCCCCCAGGGAGTGGCCGGGCGGGGCGGCGGGGGCCTTCGGCACGGCCGCGTGGAGGGGTGCCGCCGCGCCGGTGGCGATCAGTGTGGTGGCCAGGACGGAGATGAGCAGGGGTGCTCTGACCGCATGGTTCATGAGGCAGGCTCCGATACAGGGAAGGTGCCCCCGATGAAACGGCCCGGAACACGCATCCGTCAACACTGCGGATGCAAGTTCTTGCTCATTTCCGGGCCACAGGACTCATGAACGCGCGTAATGTGCGCGGTGGGCGCGCGGCCCCGCGCCGTCCCGCCGACCTCAGCGCAGCTCCTTGCCCAACAGCACGCACACCGTCTCGTGACGCCGCAGCGAGCCGTCGGGGCCCCGGACGTCCCAGCCGTCCGGCCGCCGGTCGAACGCCACGTACCCCAGCCGCTCGTACAGCGCCCGCGCCCGTGGGTTGCCCTCCTCCACCGCCAGCTCCGCCCGCCGCAGGCCCCGCGCCCCGATCCGCAACTCCGCCGCCCCGATCAGCCGCGTACCGATCCCGCGCGACCGCAGCCGGGGGTGCACGGCCAGCTGCCACAGCGTCCCGGCACCCTCGCGCACCCGGTAGTCGACGCCGCCGAGGGCCACCGGCCGTCCGTCGGCGGCGCAGACCGCCAGGTAGTCGACCTCACCGCGCCGGGCCCGCTCCAACTGCCCTGCCACGTTGGCCAGATGCAGCTCCGAACCCGCCCAGCCGCACTCCCGGAGGTCCGCCGGACGAAGATCGCGCACCGTGAGCCGGTCCGTCGTCCCGCTCATCCTCATCGCCTCCCGGCCGCCCAGCCTCCGCCCCCACCCACCCCCGCGCAACCGGATTCCCTGCCCCACCGGGCGGCGGCCCCACCGGGCGGAGCTACGCCGTGAGGGGGGCGACGTCGTCGCAGAGGTAGGCGCGCATCGCCGCCGTGTGCGTGGGGAAGGCGAGGTCGACCGGCTCGGTGAGCACCAGCCACTCCGTGGCCTCGGCCGTCGGCCGCGACGCGGGCAGTGTCTCCTCGGCCCGCTCGGGCAGGAGGGCGAAGACGTTGAGCGTGGCGACGGCACTCTGCGCGCCGAACAGGCGGACGTGGACGGCGTCGGCCGTCAGCTCCGTCTCCTCCCACAGCTCCCGGACGGCGGCCTGCTCCCAGGTCTCGCCGAGTTCCATGTAGCCGCCCGGCAGCGCCAGTTGACCGCGGCACGGTTCGATGTCACGCCGCACGACGACCAGCCCGCGCCCGCCCGAGGCCAGCGTGACGGGCTGCAGGGCGACGGCGACCGGAAGCGGGTTGGCCCAGCGTGTCTCGCCGCACCCCGGGCAGTCCCTCGGCCATCCGGCGTCGGCCGCGTAGCCGGTCCCGCAGTAGGGGCAGTGGGTGAATCTGCGGCCCGGGGTGTACGCCATGGCGAACGGTTCCTCTCTGCGACGGCGCCCCGCGGGCACCCGACGGCGGCGGCCCGTACCGCGAAGCTCCGCCGCGGGCCGCCCCCGCCCGCCGGCGTCGGCCGACGGGCGGGCGCACACGGTGTCAGCCGCGCGCGGGCACGAAGTTGACGAGCTTCGGGGCGCGCACGATCACCCGGGCGACGCTCGCGCCCCCGAGGGCGGCCTGCACCTTCCCGGACTGGAGCGCCAGCCGCTGGAGCTCCTCCTCGCCGATGTCGGGCGCGACCTCCAGCCGGTCGCGGAACTTGCCCGCCACCTGCACGACGCACGTCACCTGGTCCTCGACGAGCAGCGCCGGGTCCGCCTCGGGCCAGCCCGCCCGGAGCACCGAGGGCTCCTCGCCGAGCCGGACCCAGCAGTCCTCGGCGGTGAACGGCGCGAAGCAGGCCAGCATGCGGACCAGCGCGGAGGCGCCCTCGCGGACGGCCGCGTCCCCCGGTCCGGGCGTGCGGTCCACGGCCTGCCGCAGGACGTTCGTGAGCTGCATCAGGCGGGCGATGCCGACGTTGAAGCGCTTGGTCTCCATCGCCTGCGTCGCCTCGTCGACGAGCCGGTGCACGGACACCCGCAGCTCCTGGTCCGCGTCGCCGGACGCGGGGGCCGCCGCGCCGACGTCCCCGGCCAGCCGCCACACGCGCGCGAGCCACTTCACCGAGCCGGCCGGGGAGACGTCCGCCCAGTCGATGTCGTCCTCGGGCGGGCTGGCGAACAGCATCGTGACGCGCACGGCGTCGGGGCCGTGCTGGGCGATCTGCTCCTGGAGGTTGACCAGGTTGCCCAGGCTCTTGCTCATCGCCTTGCCGTTCATGATCACCTGGCCCTGGTTGGTCAGGCGGGTGAACGGCTCGGTGAAGGGGACCATCCCGAGGTCGTGCAGGACCTTGGTGAGGAACCGGGCGTACATCAGGTGGCCGGTGGCGTGCTCCTTGCCCCCGACGTACTCGTCGACGGGCAGCCAGGCGGCGATGCCGGCCGGGTCGAAGGGGCCGTCCTCGTAGCCCGGGTTCGGGTAGCGCAGGAAGTACCACGAGGAGTCCACGAAGGTGTCCATCGTGTCCGTGTCCCGGCGGGCCTCGCCCCCGCAGGAGGGGCAGTCCGTGCGCACCCACTCCGTGGCCGTCTCCAGCGGGGCCTTGCCGCCCTCCGGGCGGAGCGTGTAGCCGCTCTCGGGCAGCTTGACCGGCAGCTGGTCGTCCGGAACGGGGACCGCGCCGCACGCGTCGCAGTACACGATCGGGATGGGGGTGCCCCAGTAGCGCTGGCGGGAGAGCAGCCAGTCGCGCAGCCGGTAGGTGACGGCCCCCTGGCCGACCTCCCGCTGCTCCAGGTCGGCGATGACGCGCGCGATGGCCTCGTCCTTGCGCAGCCCGTCCAGCGAGCCGGAGTTGACGAGGACGCCGTCCCCGGCCGTCGCGACGCCGGTCTGGGCCGGGTCGGCCTCGCCGGTGTCGACGACGACGCGCACCGGCAGGTCGAAGGCGCGGGCGAAGTTCAGGTCGCGCTGGTCGTGCGCGGGGACGGCCATGACGGCGCCCGTGCCGTAGTCGGCCAGCACGTAGTCGGAGGCGTAGACGGGCAGCTTCTCACCGCTGACCGGGTTGAGCGCGTGGCGGCCGAGGAAGACGCCGGTCATCGGGCGGTCGATCGCCAGCCGGTCCATCTCGGCCTTGGAGGCCAGGCCCGCGCGGTACTCCTCGAACCGGGTCCGGTGCTCGGCGTCGCACAGCTCGTCGGCCAGCGCGGAGTCGGCGGCCACGACGAAGAACGTCGCTCCGTACAGGGTGTCCGGCCGGGTGCTGAAGACGCGGACGGGCTCGTCCCGGCCCTCGACGGCGAAGTCGATGTGCGCACCGGTGGAGCGGCCGATCCAGTTCCGCTGCATGCTGAGGATCTCGTCCGGCCACCTGCCCTGGAGCTGGTCCATGTCGTCCAGCAGCCGCTGCGCGTACTGCGTGGTGCGGAAGAACCACTGGGTCAGGTTCCGCTTGACGACGTCCGTGCCGCACCGCTCGCACTTGCCCTGGACGACCTGCTCGTTCGCGAGGACGGTCTCGTCGGTGGGGCACCAGTTGACCGGCGCCTCCTTGCGGTAGGCGAGACCGTGCTCGTACAGCTTCAGGAACAGCCACTGGTTCCAGCGGTAGTACTCCGGGTCGGAGGTGTGGAACCGGGTGCGCCAGTCGAAGGAGATGCCCAGCCGCTCGAAGGACGCGGCCTGGATGTCGATGTTCCCGTACGTCCAGTCGCGCGGGTCGAGGTCGCGCTTGCGGGCGGCGTTCTCGGCGGGCAGGCCGAAGGAGTCCCACGCGATGGGGTTGAGGACCTGGTGACCGCGCATGCGCGCGAAGCGGGCCATGGTGTCGCTGATGCTGTACACCTCGGCGTGGCCCATGTGGAGGTCGCCCGAGGGGTAGGGGAACATGCTGACGACAAGGGTGCGCTTGTCGTCCTTGGGGCCGGCCGGAGTGAGGTCCCCCGCCTCGAAGAGCCGCTCGTCCTTCCACACCCGGAGCCACCTGTCGATGTTGGCGTGCGGGTCGTAGGTCTCCCGGGCGGTGGCCCCGTGCTCGTCAGCCATCTGTTCCAGTCCTCGTCGCGGGCAGTGTCGGGCCCGTACGGACCCGGTGTGGCGGTGGTGGCGGGTGGGCGCTCCGGAACGCCGCAGGCCGACCGGCTCCCGCCCCCGACAGGGTAGCGCGGCCACTCCCCGCGCCCGCCGGTGTGCCGAGGGCCGGGACGGGCGCCCGTCCCGGCCCTCGGGACGGGCCGCTCAGGGGCGCGCCGGGCCGGACGAGCCGCGTCGGACGAGGCTGGGCCGCAGGACCGCGTGGCGGTCGGCCGTGCGCCCCTCGACCGCACGCTCCAGCAGGAGCCGCACGGCGGTCCGGCCGAGCTCCGGGCGGGGCTGGTCGACGCTGGTGAGCCGGGGCCTGACCAGCGCGGCGACGGTGCTGTTGTCGTAGCCGACGACGGACAGCCGTTCGGGTACCGGTACGCCGAGGTCGTGCGCGGCGTCCAGCAGCGCGACGGCGGTGAGGTCGTTGTTGGCGAGCAGGGCGGTGGCGCCCGAGGTGACGAGCGGGGCGGCGTGGGCGCGCAGGTCGTCGGCGTGCTCCGCCACCACGACCCGGGGGGTCAGTCCGGCGCGACGGACCGCCGTCTCGTAGCCGCGCCGCCGCCCCTCGGCGGCCGGGCGGCGGGAGGTGGTGACGAAGACGATCTCCCGGTGGCCGAGGTCGAGCAGGTGCGCCACCGCCTGGTCCGCGCCGGCCGCGTCGTCGTTGGCGACGGTGTCGACGCCCTCGGGCGGGTGCTCGGGGCGGCCGACGACGACGACCGGGGTGCGGCGCGCGGCGGCCCGGAGGGCGGCCCCGTCCACCCAGCTGCTGATCGCGACGACGCCGTCGACGTTCAGCTCCACCAGGGTGCCGAGCTGGGTGGCGAGCCGCTCGGCGTCGCGTCGGCCGTGGGCCAGCAGGACGCCGAACCCCGCCTCGGCGGCGGCCTCCTCGACGCCGGCGACCACGTCGGTGTGGTACGGGTTCGCCAGGTCGGTGAGCAGGACCCCCAGCAGCATGGTGCGTCCCTGGACGAGGCCGCGCGCCAGGGCGTTGGAGCGGTAGCCCAGCTGGTCGGCGGCGGCGGCGATGCGCGCCCTGGCGCTCTCGCTGACCCCGGGGCCGCCGCGCAGCGCCAGGGACACCAGCGATTTGGACACCCCCGCGACCCGGGCGACGTCGAGGATCGTGGGGCGGCGCGAGGGGGCGTGGGGCATGCGCCCAGTATGCAGCGACGCGGGTCCGCACCGGCCCGGACCACCCCTACTCCCCTTTGACCTGGAACGTTCCACCGGACGACCCCACCGAGTGTTTGGAACGTTCCAGAACCGACCCTCACCCGTTGGCCTTTCGGGCGCCGGGAGTTCACCCACCGCCCATACGTTCGCCGTCACGACACCGATCAGGGGAGCCGATGAACCAGCCGCCCGCACCCGTACCGCCCGCCCTCGCCCACCGGCCGGAGGCCCTGCTGCTCGACTTCGGCGGCGTCGTCTTCCACACCGAGAAGCGGCCCGAGGGCCGTCGGGACGCGGCCGCCCTGCTCCACCGCGAGCTGGCCACCGCCGGGCACCTGGTGCCCGAGGAGGAGCTGCGGGCCTCGCTCGACGCCGGGCTGGCGGCGCTCAAGGACTGGAAGAACGCCGCAGGCCGCCGTCGCGCGCCCGTCGAGCTGACCCACCGCGAGATCTGGGAGGACTTCCTCGCCTCCGACCTGCCCGAGCCGGTCCGGGCCGTCCTCGCGGGCAGCGCGGGCTGGCTCCTCGGCGCCCTCACGCCGCTGCTCTCGGAGCACACCGTCCGCCCCGGCGTCCGCGACCTGCTGCACACCGCGCGGCGGCGCGGCGTCCGCGTGGGCATCGTCAGCAACGCCCACGCCGGGCGCTCGCACCGGGCGCTGCTGCGTGAGCACGGCCTGGAGGAGCTGGTGGACGTGCAGCTCTACTCCGACGAGGTCGGCGTCCGCAAGCCGCACCCGGCCATCGTCGAACGGGCCGCCCGGGCCCTGGCGACGCGGCCCGAGCGCTGCTGGTTCGTCGGCGACACCCTGGACCGCGACGTCGCCGCCGGGCGCCGGGCCGGGGTGGCGGCCGTCGTCGTCACCCGCGACAAGCACACCGACCGCCCGCCCTACCCCGTCGCCGTCCGGCCGGACGCCGTCTTCGACACCCCCGAGGGACTCGTCCCCGTCCTCGCCGCCGCCCGGGACACCCCGCCCCCGGCTCCTCCGGCCTCCCCGCCCCACACCGGCTCGCAGCGGGCCGACGGTCGCCCGGCGGCGCTGCTGCTCGACCACGGCGGCGTCATCGCCAACGCCGTCAAGGATCCTCAGGCGCAGCGGGAGTTCGGGCTGCGCCTGGCCGCACGGCTGCGCCGGGCGGGACACGACGTGCCGGACGCCGCCGCCGTCGAGGCCCTCACCACCGCGCGACGCGCGCACCAGCGGTGGAAGGGCGAGGCCGACGCCGGGCCCCTCGTCCCCGAGGTCACCCCGGTGCAGTACTGGCAGGACTTCTTCGGCACCGCCTTCGGCCCGGACGTGCGGGCCTGGCTGGCCGCCGAGGCCGTCGCGCTCAGCCACGAGTGGGCCCACATCAAGAGCCGCCCCACCCTGCGCGAGGGCGCGGCCGACCTCCTCGGCCGCTGCCGCGAACTCGCCATCCCCGTCGCGGTCGTCTCCAACACCGTCTGCGGGCGCAGCGTGCGCGAACGCATGGCCTCCTTCGGCATCGCGGAGCTGGTCGGCGTGCACGTGTACTCCGACGAGCTCGGCCGCCGCAAGCCGGACCCGCTCACCGTGCGCGAGGCACTGCGCGCCCTGGCCGTGGACGCCGGGGCGTGCTGGTTCGCCGGGGACAAGCCCGGCCGGGACATGGCCGCCGCACGGAGCGCCGGTATCGGCACCACCGTCCTCGTGCGCGGCGGCTCGCTGGACGACGCCGCGCTGGCCCGCCACCTCGCGACGCCCGGCCCCACCCGGCCCGACCGCGTCGTCACCTCCCTGGCCGAGCTGCTCCCCCTGCTCTCCCCCCGTTCCTGACCGCGCGGTGCCGCGCCCGGCCCCCACCCGCCCGCGGCACCGCCCGCCTCCCCCTCGCCCGACGAAAGGCCAAGGCACCCGATGTCCTCGTCCACCGCTCCCCGCACCACCGGCTCACCCCCGCCGGCCGCCACCCGCCGCTCCCTCGACCCGACCGACCTCGGCTCGGCGCAGAAGCTCATGGTCTTCGTGCTGTCGATGACGCTCTTCGGGCTCGCCAACATCCTCACCGAGGTGCTGCCCGAGGTGAAGCTCGGGCCGGTCGAACTCTCCGTCTCCTACCTGGCGTTCGTGCCGGTGGTGATGGTCTGCCTCTTCCACCCGCTGTACGCCGCGCTCGGCGCGCCGCTCGGCGAGATCGTCTTCGTCGACCTGCTGATGGGCGACTTCTCCGGCTTCGCCGAACTGGAGGGCTACATCCAGCTCGCCCTCGGCCTCTACATCGCGGGTTCGCTGGTGCGCGACCCGCTCCGGCGGGGCCGGGTCGCGCTGGCGGCCGTCGTCGCGGTCGGGGTGGACAAGATGCTCGGCGGCATCGTCGACATCGGCAAGGTGTACGTCGGCGTGGCCGACGCCGAGTACGTCGAGGGCCTCGCGGAGAGCGTCCTGCTGCTGGAGGGCATCGCGTTCTCCACCGACCTCCTCATCAGCGGCCTGCTGTTCGGAGCCCTGCCCGCCGCCTACCTGGCGCCGCGCCTGCACGGACGGATCGAGCCGCTCCTGGGCCTCGCGCCGCGCGACCCCGCCCAGCCGCTGCGGCTGCGCGCCCGGGTGAGCGCCCGCTTCCTGCTGCTCGGCATCTTCCTGACGTTCGTCGCCATGATCGCCGCGTTCATGGAGGAGCTGGACGCCAACTTCGGCGTCTGGGAGCCGGGCTTCATCGACCAGTACGGGGAGAAGTTCCTCTGGATCGGCGTCTCGGCCGCGCTGATCGTGCTGGTCGCGCTCGTCCTCGCGGCCCGTGCCCTGAACCGGTCCCGCGCGGCGCGCGCCGGAGCCCCGCGATGACGGCCCCCGCCCCGCACGCCGGCCCGGCCGTCGAGATCCGGGACCTGACCTTCCGCTACCCCGGAGCGCGGAACGACAGCCTCCGGGGCGTCGACCTCACCATCGAGCAGGGCGACTTCACCGCCGTCGTCGGCGGCAACGGCTCCGGCAAGACGACCCTGTGCAAGACGTTCAACGGACTCGTGCCGCACTTCTGGTCCGGCGCGTACAGCGGCAGCGTCCGCGTCTTCGGCCAGGACACCGCCGAGACCGGGGTCGCGGCCCTCAGCCACCGGGTCGGCTACGTCTACCAGGACTTCGGCAACCAGCTCGTGCGGCCGACCGTCCACGACGAGGTGTCCTTCGGCCCGGTGAACTTCGGCCTGCCCGACTGGCGCGCGCGGACCGAGGAGGCGCTCGACATGCTGGGCATCGCCCCGCTGCGCGACCGCTACACCTGGCAGCTCTCCGGCGGCCAGCAGCACCTCGTGGCCCTCGCCGGCGTCCTGGCGATGCGCCCCGGCCTGGTGGTGGTGGACGAGCCGGTGGCCGAGCTGGACCCGGAGCGGGCCGAGGAGATCTACCGCCGGCTGGCCGACGTCAACCGGAACCTGGGGACGACGGTGGTCGTGATCGAGCACCACGCAGAGTTCGTCGCCCGGTACTGCCGGAGCGTGCTGCTCATGGCCGACGGCGCGCCGGTGTGGCACCTCCCCGTCGCCGAGGCCCTGGCCCGCACCGGGGAGCTCGCCGCCCACGGCATCCCCGCACCCCAGGTGGTGCGGCTGGCCCGCACGGTCGAGCCCGAGGGCGAGGTGCCGCTGACCGTCGAGCAGGCCGTCCGCTGGCTGGACGCCCGTGCCGCGCGCCCCGTCCCCGAACCCGTCGCCGAGCCAGTCCCCCAGCCGACGGTCCCCGCACCGGCGGAGCCCCGGCAGCCACCATCCGTCACCGCCCCGTCCGTCCCCGCCCCGCCCGTCGTCGCCGCGCTGCGCGGCGTCCGGCACGGCTACCGG contains the following coding sequences:
- the leuS gene encoding leucine--tRNA ligase, giving the protein MADEHGATARETYDPHANIDRWLRVWKDERLFEAGDLTPAGPKDDKRTLVVSMFPYPSGDLHMGHAEVYSISDTMARFARMRGHQVLNPIAWDSFGLPAENAARKRDLDPRDWTYGNIDIQAASFERLGISFDWRTRFHTSDPEYYRWNQWLFLKLYEHGLAYRKEAPVNWCPTDETVLANEQVVQGKCERCGTDVVKRNLTQWFFRTTQYAQRLLDDMDQLQGRWPDEILSMQRNWIGRSTGAHIDFAVEGRDEPVRVFSTRPDTLYGATFFVVAADSALADELCDAEHRTRFEEYRAGLASKAEMDRLAIDRPMTGVFLGRHALNPVSGEKLPVYASDYVLADYGTGAVMAVPAHDQRDLNFARAFDLPVRVVVDTGEADPAQTGVATAGDGVLVNSGSLDGLRKDEAIARVIADLEQREVGQGAVTYRLRDWLLSRQRYWGTPIPIVYCDACGAVPVPDDQLPVKLPESGYTLRPEGGKAPLETATEWVRTDCPSCGGEARRDTDTMDTFVDSSWYFLRYPNPGYEDGPFDPAGIAAWLPVDEYVGGKEHATGHLMYARFLTKVLHDLGMVPFTEPFTRLTNQGQVIMNGKAMSKSLGNLVNLQEQIAQHGPDAVRVTMLFASPPEDDIDWADVSPAGSVKWLARVWRLAGDVGAAAPASGDADQELRVSVHRLVDEATQAMETKRFNVGIARLMQLTNVLRQAVDRTPGPGDAAVREGASALVRMLACFAPFTAEDCWVRLGEEPSVLRAGWPEADPALLVEDQVTCVVQVAGKFRDRLEVAPDIGEEELQRLALQSGKVQAALGGASVARVIVRAPKLVNFVPARG
- a CDS encoding LacI family DNA-binding transcriptional regulator → MPHAPSRRPTILDVARVAGVSKSLVSLALRGGPGVSESARARIAAAADQLGYRSNALARGLVQGRTMLLGVLLTDLANPYHTDVVAGVEEAAAEAGFGVLLAHGRRDAERLATQLGTLVELNVDGVVAISSWVDGAALRAAARRTPVVVVGRPEHPPEGVDTVANDDAAGADQAVAHLLDLGHREIVFVTTSRRPAAEGRRRGYETAVRRAGLTPRVVVAEHADDLRAHAAPLVTSGATALLANNDLTAVALLDAAHDLGVPVPERLSVVGYDNSTVAALVRPRLTSVDQPRPELGRTAVRLLLERAVEGRTADRHAVLRPSLVRRGSSGPARP
- a CDS encoding HAD family hydrolase gives rise to the protein MNQPPAPVPPALAHRPEALLLDFGGVVFHTEKRPEGRRDAAALLHRELATAGHLVPEEELRASLDAGLAALKDWKNAAGRRRAPVELTHREIWEDFLASDLPEPVRAVLAGSAGWLLGALTPLLSEHTVRPGVRDLLHTARRRGVRVGIVSNAHAGRSHRALLREHGLEELVDVQLYSDEVGVRKPHPAIVERAARALATRPERCWFVGDTLDRDVAAGRRAGVAAVVVTRDKHTDRPPYPVAVRPDAVFDTPEGLVPVLAAARDTPPPAPPASPPHTGSQRADGRPAALLLDHGGVIANAVKDPQAQREFGLRLAARLRRAGHDVPDAAAVEALTTARRAHQRWKGEADAGPLVPEVTPVQYWQDFFGTAFGPDVRAWLAAEAVALSHEWAHIKSRPTLREGAADLLGRCRELAIPVAVVSNTVCGRSVRERMASFGIAELVGVHVYSDELGRRKPDPLTVREALRALAVDAGACWFAGDKPGRDMAAARSAGIGTTVLVRGGSLDDAALARHLATPGPTRPDRVVTSLAELLPLLSPRS
- a CDS encoding ABC transporter ATP-binding protein, producing the protein MTAPAPHAGPAVEIRDLTFRYPGARNDSLRGVDLTIEQGDFTAVVGGNGSGKTTLCKTFNGLVPHFWSGAYSGSVRVFGQDTAETGVAALSHRVGYVYQDFGNQLVRPTVHDEVSFGPVNFGLPDWRARTEEALDMLGIAPLRDRYTWQLSGGQQHLVALAGVLAMRPGLVVVDEPVAELDPERAEEIYRRLADVNRNLGTTVVVIEHHAEFVARYCRSVLLMADGAPVWHLPVAEALARTGELAAHGIPAPQVVRLARTVEPEGEVPLTVEQAVRWLDARAARPVPEPVAEPVPQPTVPAPAEPRQPPSVTAPSVPAPPVVAALRGVRHGYRDVHGGLTPVLRDVDLELREGERIALVGGNGAGKSTLLRLLTGLKVPRSGTVEVTGTDTRSVRPAELADRVAYLYQRPEQMFLADSVRADIEMYPRGRGRHDTDVLVADVLERIRLTALADRDGRTLSGGQQRRATLGIGLAMTPALLLLDEPTSSLDVATRDDVIAMLDALADRIRCVVVATHDMHLVAEWATRVVALGEGRVLRDAPPAEFFADRDLLDRVRVVPPQITALGTALGMVPPPLTVDECAGRLSVAVQEAGA